Proteins encoded together in one Terriglobus saanensis SP1PR4 window:
- a CDS encoding Mrp/NBP35 family ATP-binding protein produces MAHSGHTHGGAPQQGPQPQPIKGVANVIAIGSGKGGVGKTTLSVNLAIALAQLGHRVGLIDADIYGPNVPMMMGQTRQPNVAPDNRIQPLESFGVKFISVGLISPGDKPLMMRGPMLHQIIRQFLQQVEWGELDFLVIDLPPGTGDVVISLVQTVPLTGAVVVSTGSGVALQDARKALEMFHQVHVDVLGLVENMSQMTLPTGEVIDVFGAGGTERTAREYGLPFLGGIDLDPQIREGGDTGKPVTLAGPNSQRAKAYFAIAQKVADASKAIAAKQEDVFEIT; encoded by the coding sequence ATGGCACACAGTGGACACACGCATGGCGGCGCACCGCAACAGGGACCTCAACCGCAGCCGATCAAGGGCGTAGCGAACGTAATCGCCATTGGCAGCGGAAAAGGCGGCGTGGGCAAAACGACGCTCAGTGTGAATCTGGCAATCGCCTTGGCGCAGCTTGGACATCGGGTCGGCCTGATCGACGCGGACATCTATGGGCCGAACGTGCCCATGATGATGGGACAGACGCGGCAGCCCAATGTGGCTCCGGATAACCGCATCCAGCCGCTGGAAAGTTTTGGCGTGAAGTTCATCTCGGTGGGTCTGATCTCTCCCGGCGACAAGCCGCTGATGATGCGCGGACCGATGCTGCACCAGATCATCCGGCAGTTTCTCCAGCAGGTGGAGTGGGGCGAGCTGGATTTTCTCGTGATCGATCTTCCTCCGGGAACGGGCGATGTGGTGATCTCGCTGGTGCAGACGGTTCCGCTGACGGGCGCGGTTGTGGTGTCGACGGGAAGCGGCGTGGCTTTGCAGGACGCGCGCAAGGCCCTGGAGATGTTCCACCAGGTTCATGTGGATGTTCTTGGTCTGGTAGAGAATATGTCCCAGATGACGCTGCCGACGGGCGAAGTGATTGACGTCTTCGGCGCTGGCGGAACGGAGCGCACGGCGCGTGAGTATGGCCTGCCCTTCCTTGGTGGGATTGACCTCGACCCGCAGATCCGTGAGGGTGGAGATACCGGTAAGCCGGTCACGCTCGCAGGGCCAAATTCGCAGAGGGCCAAGGCTTACTTCGCCATCGCGCAGAAGGTCGCGGACGCCTCCAAGGCCATCGCTGCAAAGCAGGAAGACGTCTTCGAAATTACGTAA
- the hrcA gene encoding heat-inducible transcriptional repressor HrcA, whose protein sequence is MQNEINITARQRAILTEVVESYISTGEPVASQNVAQALANLSSATVRNTMAELADAGLLEQPHTSAGRIPTARAFRIYVEQLNGNDRIHPALLSSRSRSQIDSSFEGIAGTQAFLERTSHVLATLSSGVGVALASVDTADLLEHVHFSRLAVKKVLAVVVLKSGLVRDRVLALDRDLDLRELEAAARFLNENFRGWSVERVRVEIQQRTEQERNEYQRLLAAVKELWSGAVPEGEQQIYVEGVSNLMMAPALGQEEREHLREMLVALEAKERLVALLNAYVDARQESVRAVFDLDEYAPAMQGLVLIAAPARLHGENRGAVGVIGPKRMQYEKTMNTVGYVAQLFDRMRQASDESSTQ, encoded by the coding sequence ATGCAGAATGAGATCAACATCACGGCGCGGCAACGGGCGATCCTCACGGAGGTCGTGGAGAGCTACATCTCTACGGGCGAACCTGTGGCTTCGCAGAACGTCGCCCAGGCGCTGGCGAATCTCAGTTCTGCGACGGTGCGCAACACGATGGCCGAACTCGCCGATGCGGGCTTATTGGAGCAGCCGCATACCTCCGCTGGTCGCATTCCAACGGCGCGGGCGTTTCGTATCTACGTTGAGCAGTTGAACGGAAACGACCGCATCCATCCGGCATTGCTGTCCAGCCGGTCGCGGTCGCAGATCGATTCCAGCTTTGAAGGGATCGCCGGGACACAGGCCTTCCTGGAGCGTACCTCGCACGTCCTCGCAACGCTTTCGAGTGGAGTCGGGGTGGCACTGGCTTCGGTGGATACCGCTGATCTCTTGGAGCACGTTCACTTTTCGCGCCTGGCGGTGAAGAAGGTTCTCGCTGTGGTGGTGTTGAAGTCGGGCCTTGTGAGAGATCGAGTTCTTGCTCTGGATCGGGATCTCGATCTGCGCGAGCTCGAGGCTGCCGCTCGCTTTCTCAACGAGAACTTCCGTGGATGGAGTGTAGAGCGCGTCCGGGTGGAGATTCAGCAGCGCACGGAGCAGGAGCGCAACGAGTACCAGCGGCTGCTGGCGGCGGTGAAGGAATTATGGTCGGGTGCGGTGCCGGAGGGCGAGCAGCAGATTTATGTGGAGGGCGTCTCAAACCTGATGATGGCGCCGGCGCTGGGTCAGGAAGAGCGGGAGCATCTGCGCGAGATGCTGGTGGCGCTGGAGGCGAAGGAGCGGCTGGTTGCTCTGCTGAATGCGTACGTCGATGCACGGCAGGAGTCCGTGCGCGCCGTCTTTGATCTGGATGAGTATGCTCCTGCCATGCAGGGACTGGTACTGATTGCGGCCCCCGCCCGTCTTCACGGGGAGAACCGCGGCGCGGTGGGAGTGATTGGACCGAAGCGCATGCAGTACGAAAAGACGATGAACACCGTGGGCTATGTCGCACAGCTCTTCGATCGGATGCGGCAGGCAAGTGACGAGAGTTCTACACAGTGA